One bacterium genomic region harbors:
- a CDS encoding HEPN domain-containing protein — MKDTKGKPSEKERALFAAAVVFTYGIWENYVEQLSIELAEKVSKDISPERVPEKIRKLLEKCTPWELTVFPGWRSLWVQKVRQQAIGENIENYGLNTAKAGPVKRLLELAGVGDAFEGLGSGIVPEHLTTTTKEPSCAIDRLVELRGEIVHTGKVPDTLRKPHVREWRQFIESISSAMDKTTRQQCATLL, encoded by the coding sequence GTGAAAGACACAAAGGGCAAGCCATCAGAGAAAGAACGTGCGTTGTTTGCGGCCGCTGTGGTATTCACGTATGGAATTTGGGAGAACTATGTTGAGCAACTATCCATCGAACTGGCGGAGAAAGTCTCAAAGGACATTTCCCCAGAGAGGGTTCCAGAGAAGATTCGGAAGTTGCTGGAGAAGTGTACGCCATGGGAATTGACAGTCTTCCCTGGGTGGCGGAGCCTGTGGGTGCAGAAGGTTAGGCAACAAGCCATAGGTGAGAATATCGAGAACTACGGCCTGAACACGGCCAAAGCAGGCCCAGTTAAGCGCCTGCTGGAATTGGCTGGCGTGGGCGATGCGTTCGAAGGACTTGGTTCAGGAATAGTGCCGGAACATCTCACCACAACTACCAAGGAACCATCCTGTGCAATTGATCGCCTGGTGGAACTCAGAGGGGAAATTGTGCACACCGGCAAGGTTCCTGACACGCTCCGCAAACCGCATGTTCGTGAATGGCGACAGTTCATCGAGTCTATTTCTTCCGCAATGGACAAGACAACGCGTCAACAATGCGCGACACTGCTATGA
- a CDS encoding virulence protein RhuM/Fic/DOC family protein translates to MSAQGPAGDEVVLFAAPDGGVRLDVRLERETVWLSLGQMAKLFERDKSVISRHLRAVFASGELSREATVAKNATVRREGNRGVARDIDMFNLDAIISVGYRVNSRRGTQFRIWATRTLREHLVRGYTMNERRLREKGFGEIEQAVRLLARTLDRHALVTDDGRAVLEVVQQYTRAWRLLLEYDEARLAGMPAAPRTPSVSLTLDVARAAITGLRVPLAARGEATGLFGQERAEGLGAILAAIEQTFGGEPLYPTVQARAAHLLYFVIKDHPFSDGNKRIGTLLFLEYLRLNGLLRGADGSLRFTDSAMVALALLVAESDPAEKELLIRLVLNLLDDEN, encoded by the coding sequence ATGTCCGCGCAGGGTCCTGCCGGCGACGAGGTCGTCCTCTTCGCGGCCCCGGATGGAGGCGTCAGACTCGATGTCCGCTTGGAGCGGGAGACCGTCTGGCTATCGTTGGGCCAGATGGCCAAGCTCTTTGAGCGCGACAAGTCTGTGATTTCGCGCCACTTGAGAGCCGTATTCGCGTCGGGAGAGCTGTCGCGGGAGGCAACTGTTGCAAAAAATGCAACGGTTCGACGGGAAGGGAACAGGGGTGTGGCCCGCGACATTGATATGTTCAATCTGGACGCCATTATCTCCGTCGGCTACCGGGTCAACTCCAGGCGCGGCACCCAATTCCGCATCTGGGCGACCCGCACCCTCAGGGAACACCTCGTCCGTGGCTACACCATGAACGAGCGGCGGCTGCGGGAGAAGGGGTTCGGAGAGATCGAGCAGGCCGTGAGGCTGCTGGCGCGGACGCTGGACCGTCATGCGCTCGTGACAGACGATGGGCGGGCGGTGCTCGAGGTGGTACAGCAGTACACGCGGGCTTGGCGGCTGTTGCTGGAGTACGACGAGGCGCGGTTGGCCGGAATGCCGGCGGCACCGCGCACGCCAAGCGTATCGCTGACCTTGGACGTGGCGCGGGCTGCGATCACCGGCTTGCGGGTGCCCCTCGCTGCGCGGGGCGAGGCGACCGGTCTCTTCGGGCAGGAGCGCGCTGAAGGCTTGGGCGCCATTCTCGCCGCCATCGAGCAGACCTTCGGCGGGGAGCCGCTCTACCCGACGGTTCAGGCCCGCGCGGCCCATCTGCTGTACTTCGTCATCAAGGACCACCCGTTCTCCGACGGCAACAAGCGCATTGGCACGCTACTCTTCCTGGAGTACTTGCGGCTGAACGGCCTGCTCCGCGGCGCCGACGGCAGCCTGCGCTTCACCGACAGCGCCATGGTCGCGCTGGCGCTCCTCGTCGCGGAGAGCGATCCCGCGGAGAAGGAGTTGCTGATCAGGCTGGTTCTCAACCTGTTGGACGACGAGAACTAG
- a CDS encoding type II toxin-antitoxin system HicB family antitoxin — MSAKYEIVIYWSAEDKTFIAEVPELPACMADGASYQEALANAEVIIKEWIDTAKELGRPIPEPRGKLMYA, encoded by the coding sequence ATGAGCGCCAAGTACGAGATCGTGATCTACTGGAGTGCCGAGGACAAGACCTTCATCGCCGAAGTGCCCGAGCTGCCCGCATGTATGGCAGATGGAGCGTCCTACCAGGAAGCTCTCGCGAACGCTGAGGTGATCATCAAGGAATGGATTGACACTGCAAAGGAACTCGGGCGCCCCATTCCGGAGCCGCGGGGGAAGTTGATGTACGCGTGA